One Littorina saxatilis isolate snail1 linkage group LG1, US_GU_Lsax_2.0, whole genome shotgun sequence genomic window carries:
- the LOC138972173 gene encoding sodium- and chloride-dependent glycine transporter 2-like, producing the protein MASHTLDPEQGVRLLPQPGVRGFKVQDDCKENESAAFSEFQVQGGSGADTEEDFERHQWSSKREYMLSAIGFCVGVGNIWRFPYMCTRNGGGAFLIPFVLSLIVIGMPLMFLEMSLGQFTGRSTVHSLSVCPLAKGVGYAMAVLSLVAFWYYNTIQGWALYYLVMSCQTTLPWSLCGQWWNTPSCTDFSTAFKSGHGNHDNTSVLAANASSDWYNATNVIAGAVMLNMTSAPTNMTEVKQVSSAEEFWQHNVLRVSGGLHEPGELVWYLVVALGAATLFLFLALVKGVKSSGKVVYVTAIAPYVVLTILLVRGATLPGALDGILFYLTPDFSRLLDPQVWVEAVLQVFYSLGPAWGGIPTMSSYNKFNNNCLRDSIILTFVCEGTSIFGGFAIFAVLGYMARETGLAIDKVVSSGPGLAFIVYPEAISRLPIPQLWAVLFFIMIFTLCCDSLLANGECVLTVLIDRYPRTLTRHRMLVSAIFCVVCFLLGLPFVTQGGIYIFQLVDWFIATLSVLLISLLQCIVIAWVYGADRFGADIEMMLGRRPPMYMKILWCFVTPLVLLVLLVVTLMEYRTPTYGDYHYDVWGNVFGWTVALVSFIPIPLVAMQQLYKAKGSLLQRLRKTTQPDENWGPPGLKERILYRKEAAQRPPRQHWTDIIRR; encoded by the exons ATGGCGTCCCATACCCTGGACCCCGAACAGGGAGTGAGGCTCCTGCCCCAGCCCGGCGTTAGGGGGTTCAAGGTGCAAGACGACTGCAAGGAGAACGAGAGCGCCGCGTTTAGCGAGTTCCAGGTGCAGGGCGGATCGGGAGCGGACACGGAAGAGGACTTTGAGCGTCACCAGTGGAGCAGCAAGCGAGAGTACATGCTGTCTGCAATTGGCTTCTGTGTGGGGGTCGGCAACATCTGGAGGTTCCCCTACATGTGCACTCGGAATGGAGGAG GAGCATTCCTGATCCCCTTCGTGTTGAGCCTGATCGTGATTGGCATGCCGCTCATGTTCCTGGAGATGTCCCTTGGTCAGTTTACTGGACGGAGCACTGTCCACAGTCTGTCAGTTTGCCCTCTGGCTAAAG GTGTGGGCTACGCGATGGCCGTGTTGTCCCTGGTGGCATTCTGGTACTACAACACGATACAGGGGTGGGCTCTGTACTACCTGGTCATGTCCTGTCAGACCACATTGCCTTGGTCACTGTGTGGTCAGTGGTGGAACACCCCCAGCTGTACAGACTTCTCCACCGCCTTCAAATCTGGTCACGGTAACCATGACAACACCTCCGTCCTTGCTGCTAACGCTTCATCTGATTGGTACAATGCCACCAACGTCATCGCTGGAG CGGTCATGTTGAATATGACGTCAGCGCCGACCAACATGACGGAGGTGAAGCAAGTGTCGTCAGCAGAAGAGTTCTGGCA ACACAACGTGCTGCGGGTGTCAGGCGGATTGCACGAGCCCGGTGAACTGGTGTGGTACCTGGTGGTGGCGCTGGGCGCGGCCaccctcttcctcttcctggcGCTGGTCAAGGGCGTGAAGAGCAGCGGCAAGGTTGTGTACGTGACGGCCATCGCCCCATACGTGGTGCTGACCATTCTGCTGGTCAGGGGCGCCACGCTGCCCGGGGCGCTAGACGGCATCCTCTTCTACCTCACGCCGGACTTCTCTCGTCTGCTGGACCCGCAG GTGTGGGTGGAGGCGGTGCTACAGGTGTTTTATTCCTTGGGGCCGGCATGGGGCGGGATCCCCACTATGTCCTCCTACAACAAGTTCAACAACAACTGCCTTAG GGACTCGATCATCCTGACCTTTGTGTGCGAGGGGACCAGCATCTTTGGCGGCTTCGCCATCTTCGCTGTGCTGGGCTACATGGCACGTGAGACAGGACTGGCCATAGACAAGGTCGTGTCTTCAG gTCCGGGCCTGGCGTTCATCGTGTACCCAGAGGCCATCTCCCGCCTGCCCATTCCCCAGCTTTGGgccgtcctcttcttcatcATGATCTTCACACTCTGCTGTGACAGCCTG CTTGCTAATGGAGAGTGTGTGCTCACAGTTCTGATTGACCGCTATCCCAGAACTCTTACTCGTCACCGAATGTTGGTCAGCGCCATTttctgtgtcgtctgcttcctcCTTGGCCTGCCCTTCGTCACTCAG GGAGGGATTTACATTTTTCAACTGGTGGACTGGTTCATCGCCACCCTCAGTGTCCTGCTCATCAGCCTCCTCCAGTGTATCGTCATCGCCTGGGTCTATG GTGCAGACCGATTCGGAGCAGACATCGAAATGATGCTCGGGAGAAGACCACCCATGTACATGAAGATTCTCTGGTGCTTCGTCACTCCGCTTGTCCTTCTG GTGTTGCTGGTGGTGACGCTGATGGAGTACCGGACTCCCACCTACGGCGACTACCACTATGACGTGTGGGGCAACGTGTTTGGCTGGACCGTCGCCCTCGTCTCCTTCATCCCCATCCCCCTCGTGGCCATGCAGCAGCTGTACAAAGCCAAGGGCTCTCTGCTGCAG AGACTGAGGAAGACGACACAGCCCGACGAGAACTGGGGGCCGCCAGGACTGAAGGAACGGATCTTGTACCGCAAAGAGGCCGCTCAGAGACCTCCGCGTCAGCACTGGACTGACATCATTCGTCGTTGA